The DNA window ATGTGATAAAAGAAGCTTGGCATAATAACTTATCAGGATCTCACCCTTTCATCCTTGCGCAGAAGCTGAAGGCTCTGAAGCCTGTTATTAAATCTTGGTCTAGGGAAGCCTTCCCTAATCTGGATCAGGAGGTGATTACTTCCAAGGCTGAGCTGGAGAACATTTAGAGAAGCATTGAGGAGGATGGCCTCACTGAGCAGCTCTTTGATCAGGAAGGTAATGCCAAGACCAAATATTGaaaagcaatggaaaaccaGGAGAAATTGTGGCTTCAAAAATCTAGGGTAAGATGGCTTAAGGAAGGGGACAGGTGTTCCAGATTTTTTCACGTCATAACCAGAATCAAGAGATCCAAAAACACTATTAGATGCATCACTTTTGAGGATGGAGTTGATATTAGTGCTCGAGATCAGATGGGATCCTATTTGGCAGAATATTATGAGACATTTCACAAGAAAGTAGACCTGGAGGATCACCCCCATATTTTTAATTGCATTCCCAGAATTCTTCAGGATTCGGACCAAGTGATGTTGGATGCCATTCCCTctgaagaagagatcaagagaGCGGTGTGGGACCTCGATCCGGACAGCTCTCCAGGGCCTGATGGCTTCACTGGAGCGTTCTTCATAAAATGCTGGGATATAATCCATGACGATGTCTACAGAGCTGTCAAGGGTTTTTCTTCATCAGGTATTCTTCCCCAtggtattaataataatttcttgttATTAATTCCTAAGGTGGAGGGAGCCAAATCTCTTGACAAATTCCGTCCattatgtatggggaattttttttgcaaaatccTATCTAAAATAATGGCCTCTCGTATCTCTAGTGTTTTGCCAAAAATTATTTCGCAAAAGTAGGGAGCCTTTCAGAAAGGGAAGCTTATTCAGGCTAATATCTGTCTAGCTTCAAAATTGGCAAACTTAATAGGGCAGACCTCTAGAGGCGGCAATCTTGGTCTCAAGGTAGACATCAAAAAGGCGTTTGACACTATCTCTTGGGAGTTTCTATTCCAAGTGCTCAGAAGGTTTGGTTTCTCTGAAAAAATGATTGGCTGGATTCATACCTTGCTTCAGTCGGCCAGGATTTCTGTGCTTCTGAATGGTGATCCTGTGGGTTTTTTCGAAGTCAGCAGAGGGCTACGTCAAGGAGATCCCATCTCCCCCATCCAATTTATTATTGCCGAAGAGGTTCTCTGTCGTGGCATGAGTGACTTAGCCGCTAAATCTCATATAAAGCCTCTATTGGGTCCTCGTGGTGCTGATGTCCCTACGCATCTCTTATTTGCCGATGATGTCTTCATTTTCATGAACGCTTCTAAGAGGGACGTTAGAAATTTGAAGTCCTTCCTTGCTATCTATCAAAAATGCTTTGGGCAGTTTTTTAATTTAGAGAAAAGCAAATTGTTCTTGGGGAAAATTCCTTTAGTAAGGAAGCAGTGGATTGCAGAAGAGTTGGCTGTTATGGACAAACTTAAAGTCTGTCATCTCTAGAATGACTTTGCACAACTTTTCAGTTTACTAGTGGCCTTCTCCCCTAATCAGGAATCTTGAaaagtggatgaggaattttatatggACTGGTGAGATAGACTCTTCTAAGGCTACCACTGTCAAATGGGATGCAATTTGTAAACCCAAGGACGAGGGGGGTCTTGGCATCAGAAGGCTGCATGAGGTTAATATGGATTTAATTGCCAAACTAGCATGGTCAATCAAGGCAGAAGATTCCCAGCTGAGCAGCCTGCTTCGAgcaagtttttatttcattcagGCCTTCCTAAACGCTCTTACAGGCGCTCTTCCATTTGGCCGGGTATAAGAAGAATTTGGAAATTTATTTTTGACAATGAGAGATGGATCATTGGCagtggaagaaaaataaatttctggaaCGATAATTGGCTTGGGCCTAAATCCATAGGGGTTCTCTCTGAGTTGAATGAAGAGCTTTTctcaaaccttaatcaaactGTGGCTGACTTTATTGTTGATGGGTCTTGGGCGCTGCCTCTAGTGCAATCTGATTTTCTtgcagaaaattttcaaaagataGAGGCCATCAAGCTACCCTCTGTCCCTATGGAGGACAAATGCGTGTGGAGCATAGACTCTATGGGGACCTTCTCAGTCAATTTGGCATGGAACAGCTTGAGGTCCTCTAAACCCAAGGTTCCTTggtcatcttttgtttggaGCAAACATATTCCACCAAGACTATCAATACTAGGCTAGCACCTGATCCATGGGAAAATCCCAACTGATTACCAAATTCAAGCAAAGGGTATCCATTTCCCATCCCGCTGCCACCTATGTGGCTCCAATTCTGAATCCATTTGCCACTTGTTTCTTTCTTGCAAATTTTCTTCTGACTCATGGAGAATGATTGTTGGTCTTTTTAACTTGACATGGTCTTCTAAAGCTTCAATAATTGATTTGGTGTCTTGGTGGAAAAACAAAGCTAAAAATTGGCCCCTCAAAGAGGCTTGGATGATTGCCTTGTTCTCTTCTCTGGCTGCAATctggaaagaaagaaaccaaaggCGTTTTGAAGGGCCGAAAAGAAGTTTAGACATGATTTTTAGCAATATTAAAGGGGACATCCACTTTATATCTAGAAGCCGAAAATTTTATCCCAGATCGGTTGAGGACATCACCCTGTGCAGAAGACTGCATCTCTCTACGTCCTCTCATTGCTCAAATCCTATCCTGGAAGTTCATTGGTGCAAGCCCATGCGTGGTTGGGTGAAACTTAACACAGATGGCTGCTCTTTGGGTAACCCAGGGCGTGCAGGATGGGGAGGTGTATTCAGAGATCATAATGGTAGAATGCTGTCCTGCTATCACATTTTTCTAGATGTCACTGACAGTTTCTCGGCTGAAATTTGGAGTATAATTAAGGGGATTTCTCTTGCTCGTGAAAGAAATTTTAATCACCTTTGGATAGAGTCAGATTCCTCTGCAGCGGTTGGCCTATTCCACCATAGGCTTATTCCTTGGTTTGTTAGTCAGGAATGGAACAACCTTCTTAGTTATTTAAATAACATTTCTTGGAAGATCTCGCATTGTTTCAGGGAAGCTAATCCGATTGCAGATTATTTGGCTAAAGAAGCAACTAAGACTGGGACTTCTTCTGATGATGTAATCCTCCCTCATCGCATCATGAGGGAGCTACTTTTAGATGAGGCAGGAAGAACGAGATTTAGATTTATGA is part of the Macadamia integrifolia cultivar HAES 741 chromosome 9, SCU_Mint_v3, whole genome shotgun sequence genome and encodes:
- the LOC122089759 gene encoding uncharacterized protein LOC122089759, whose translation is MENQEKLWLQKSRVRWLKEGDRCSRFFHVITRIKRSKNTIRCITFEDGVDISARDQMGSYLAEYYETFHKKVDLEDHPHIFNCIPRILQDSDQVMLDAIPSEEEIKRAVWDLDPDSSPGPDGFTGAFFIKCWDIIHDDVYRAVKGFSSSGQTSRGGNLGLKVDIKKAFDTISWEFLFQVLRRFGFSEKMIGWIHTLLQSARISVLLNGDPVGFFEVSRGLRQGDPISPIQFIIAEEVLCRGMSDLAAKSHIKPLLGPRGADVPTHLLFADDVFIFMNASKRDVRNLKSFLAIYQKCFGQFFNLEKSKLFLGKIPLVRKQWIAEELAVMDKLKVCHL